One Luoshenia tenuis DNA window includes the following coding sequences:
- the asd gene encoding aspartate-semialdehyde dehydrogenase yields the protein MQQYRVGVIGATGMVGQRFITLLDKHPWFKLTKLAASARSAGKPYSEAVAGRWAFDWPIPEQAANLIVQDASKVEEVAQGLDFVFCAVDMKKDEILALEEAYAKTETPVISNNSANRWTPDVPMMIPEINADHCAIIEAQRKRLGTKAGFIAVKPNCSIQSYVPALAPLMDFGPSKVVACTYQAISGAGKTFKSWPEMVDNVIPYIGGEEEKSEQEPLKIWGHIENGAIVKAASPIVSAQCLRVAVADGHTAAVSVSFDKKPSKEEILSRWAACKGLPQELELPSAPRQFLTYFEEDNRPQAHLDRDLENGMGISIGRLREDNIFDYKFVCLSHNTLRGAAGGAVLIAELLCAKGYIPHK from the coding sequence ATGCAGCAGTATCGCGTCGGCGTTATTGGCGCCACCGGCATGGTGGGCCAGCGCTTTATTACCCTTTTAGATAAACATCCCTGGTTTAAGCTGACCAAACTGGCCGCCAGCGCCCGCTCGGCCGGCAAGCCTTACAGCGAAGCCGTGGCTGGGCGTTGGGCTTTTGACTGGCCCATCCCCGAGCAGGCGGCAAACCTCATCGTGCAGGATGCCTCCAAGGTAGAAGAAGTCGCCCAGGGGCTGGACTTTGTCTTTTGCGCGGTGGATATGAAAAAGGATGAGATCCTGGCGCTGGAAGAGGCCTATGCCAAGACCGAAACGCCGGTGATCTCCAATAACTCGGCCAACCGCTGGACGCCGGATGTGCCGATGATGATCCCCGAGATCAACGCAGACCACTGCGCCATCATCGAGGCGCAGCGCAAGCGTCTGGGCACCAAGGCCGGCTTTATCGCCGTCAAGCCCAACTGCTCGATCCAGAGCTACGTGCCCGCCCTGGCCCCGCTGATGGATTTTGGGCCCAGCAAAGTGGTGGCCTGCACCTACCAGGCTATCTCCGGCGCGGGCAAGACCTTTAAGTCCTGGCCCGAGATGGTGGACAACGTGATCCCCTACATCGGGGGCGAAGAGGAAAAGAGCGAGCAGGAGCCGCTCAAGATCTGGGGCCATATCGAAAACGGCGCCATCGTCAAGGCCGCCTCTCCCATCGTCAGCGCCCAGTGCCTGCGCGTGGCCGTGGCGGATGGACATACCGCTGCCGTTTCGGTCAGCTTTGACAAGAAGCCTTCTAAAGAGGAGATTCTCTCCCGCTGGGCGGCCTGTAAGGGCCTGCCCCAGGAGTTGGAGCTGCCCAGCGCGCCACGTCAGTTTTTGACCTATTTTGAGGAGGATAACCGTCCGCAGGCCCATTTGGATCGAGACCTGGAAAATGGCATGGGGATCTCCATCGGCCGGCTGCGCGAGGATAATATTTTCGACTATAAGTTCGTATGCCTGTCCCACAACACGCTGCGGGGGGCCGCAGGCGGCGCGGTATTGATCGCGGAGCTTTTGTGCGCGAAAGGCTATATCCCGCATAAGTAA
- the dapA gene encoding 4-hydroxy-tetrahydrodipicolinate synthase produces the protein MSIFTGAGVALCTPFTQDGVNFDAFGKLIDFQIDGGTDALIVNGTTGEPSTMSEEEKRAALSFALERTAGRIPVIAGTGGNDTKKVIAASIEAQKMGADALLIVTPYYNKATQKGLIAHYTAVADAVDIPIIVYNVPGRTGLNMLPETLAALAEHPNIAGMKEASGNLAQVSEMARLCGDKCDLYSGEDGLVVPLLSVGGKGVISVVSNIAPRIMHDMVEKFLSGDIAGARELQFKVNPLAAALFCEVNPIPAKTALRLIGIDAGPLRLPLTEMSDANLARLKREMQAFGLID, from the coding sequence ATGTCTATCTTTACCGGCGCGGGCGTCGCGCTTTGTACCCCTTTCACCCAGGACGGCGTTAATTTTGACGCCTTTGGCAAGCTGATCGATTTCCAGATCGATGGCGGTACGGACGCCCTGATCGTCAACGGCACCACGGGCGAGCCTTCCACCATGAGCGAGGAGGAAAAGCGCGCGGCGCTCTCCTTTGCCCTGGAGCGCACGGCCGGGCGCATCCCCGTGATCGCCGGCACTGGCGGCAACGATACCAAAAAGGTGATCGCCGCCAGCATCGAAGCCCAGAAGATGGGCGCCGATGCGCTGCTGATCGTCACCCCCTACTACAACAAGGCCACGCAAAAGGGGCTGATCGCCCATTATACCGCCGTGGCGGATGCGGTAGATATCCCCATTATCGTGTATAACGTACCCGGCCGCACGGGGCTGAACATGCTGCCCGAGACCCTGGCAGCCCTGGCGGAGCATCCCAACATCGCCGGGATGAAGGAGGCCAGCGGCAACCTGGCCCAGGTCAGCGAGATGGCAAGGCTGTGCGGGGACAAGTGCGACCTGTACTCCGGCGAGGATGGATTGGTGGTGCCGCTGCTCTCGGTGGGCGGCAAGGGCGTGATCTCGGTGGTAAGCAATATCGCCCCGCGGATCATGCACGATATGGTGGAAAAATTCCTCTCCGGCGATATCGCCGGCGCGCGGGAGCTGCAGTTTAAGGTCAATCCGTTGGCGGCCGCCCTATTCTGCGAGGTCAACCCCATCCCGGCTAAGACGGCGCTGCGGCTGATCGGCATCGACGCGGGCCCGTTGCGCCTGCCGCTGACCGAGATGAGCGACGCCAACCTTGCGCGCCTCAAAAGAGAAATGCAGGCTTTCGGCCTGATCGACTGA
- the dapB gene encoding 4-hydroxy-tetrahydrodipicolinate reductase — MTRIIIHGCNGAMGRVLAQAAADGSDIEIVAGIDKLADPKDFPFPVFHSLFDCDVEADVVIDFSRPEALQGLLTYGKMHNIGLVLATTGYTDADKGMIHAAQKDCPIFQAANMSLGINLMMNLIQKAAAFFGDDFDCEIVEAHHNKKVDAPSGTALALADALNATYPQPKTYRLGRNKESGRRTRGEIGIHAIRGGTVVGEHSVGFYGTDEVVKIEHSALSKRIFAKGALRAAQFLCGQPNGFYSMEDLMAQETMTSLYTDEQSAMITVCKLPHQPKLIAQLFRAVADAHVNVDLISQSAPVDGAFDLSFTCPRESMDAALNAIATLGDSSGKPGDVHVATDIAILTVEGAGMAHRSGVAANIFQVLSDGDIPIRGITTSETKISCVIDQADLTRAVTAVVEAFEL, encoded by the coding sequence ATGACGCGAATCATCATCCACGGTTGCAATGGCGCCATGGGCCGCGTATTGGCCCAGGCCGCAGCCGATGGCAGCGATATAGAGATTGTGGCCGGCATAGATAAGCTGGCCGATCCCAAGGATTTCCCCTTTCCGGTATTCCACTCGCTTTTTGACTGCGACGTGGAGGCCGATGTGGTGATCGACTTTTCAAGGCCCGAGGCCTTGCAGGGGCTTTTGACCTACGGCAAGATGCACAACATCGGCCTGGTGCTGGCCACGACGGGCTATACCGATGCCGATAAGGGCATGATCCATGCCGCGCAAAAGGATTGCCCCATCTTCCAAGCGGCCAATATGTCCCTGGGCATTAACCTGATGATGAACCTCATCCAAAAGGCCGCGGCCTTTTTCGGGGACGATTTTGACTGTGAGATCGTGGAGGCCCATCACAACAAAAAGGTGGACGCGCCCAGCGGCACCGCGCTGGCCCTGGCGGACGCGCTCAACGCCACCTATCCTCAGCCCAAGACCTACCGCCTGGGCCGCAATAAAGAAAGCGGCCGGCGCACCCGCGGCGAGATCGGCATCCACGCCATCCGCGGCGGCACGGTGGTGGGCGAGCACAGCGTGGGCTTTTACGGCACGGATGAAGTGGTCAAGATCGAGCACTCCGCCCTGTCCAAGCGTATCTTTGCCAAAGGCGCCCTGCGTGCCGCCCAGTTTTTGTGCGGGCAGCCCAACGGCTTTTACAGCATGGAGGACCTGATGGCGCAGGAGACCATGACTTCCCTTTATACCGATGAGCAAAGCGCGATGATCACGGTATGCAAACTCCCCCATCAGCCCAAGTTGATTGCCCAGCTTTTCCGCGCAGTGGCCGACGCCCACGTTAACGTGGACCTGATCAGCCAAAGCGCGCCGGTGGATGGCGCCTTTGATTTAAGCTTTACCTGTCCGCGCGAATCCATGGACGCGGCGCTTAATGCCATCGCCACTCTGGGGGATTCCTCCGGTAAGCCGGGCGACGTGCATGTGGCCACGGATATCGCCATTCTCACCGTGGAGGGCGCCGGTATGGCCCACCGCAGCGGCGTAGCCGCCAACATCTTCCAGGTGCTTAGCGACGGAGATATTCCCATCCGCGGCATCACCACCAGCGAGACTAAGATCTCCTGTGTGATCGACCAGGCAGATCTGACCCGCGCCGTCACCGCCGTGGTGGAGGCTTTCGAGCTGTAA
- a CDS encoding cation transporter produces MDGMGSTILICAVLAVICVFSVRSYIKRLKNGCCGAGGDGVKRIRPADREIAHYPYTYRLKIEGMSCKNCAIRIENAFNEQEGFYAKVDLGKKSALIRLKVPAAEEMLEQTVSRAGYQVTELEQLTPRN; encoded by the coding sequence ATGGATGGCATGGGATCTACGATTTTAATTTGTGCCGTATTGGCGGTGATTTGTGTTTTTTCCGTGCGCAGTTATATAAAAAGGCTGAAAAATGGCTGTTGCGGCGCGGGAGGAGATGGGGTCAAGCGTATTCGTCCGGCAGACCGGGAGATTGCGCACTACCCTTATACATACCGGCTGAAGATCGAGGGGATGAGCTGTAAAAACTGTGCGATACGGATCGAGAACGCCTTTAATGAGCAGGAGGGCTTTTATGCCAAAGTCGATCTTGGAAAGAAAAGCGCGCTGATCCGCTTGAAAGTACCCGCGGCGGAGGAGATGCTGGAGCAGACCGTCAGCCGCGCCGGTTATCAGGTAACGGAATTAGAGCAGCTTACGCCTCGGAATTAG
- a CDS encoding FeoA family protein, with the protein MMPLMMAPMGQEQTIKKVSGSAQVKSHLEDMGFVVGGKITVISAIGGNLIVNVKDTRIAINREMARRILV; encoded by the coding sequence ATGATGCCATTGATGATGGCCCCGATGGGACAGGAGCAGACGATTAAAAAAGTGAGCGGATCAGCACAGGTCAAATCCCACTTAGAGGATATGGGCTTTGTCGTGGGCGGGAAGATCACGGTAATCTCGGCCATTGGCGGGAACCTGATCGTTAATGTAAAGGATACCCGCATCGCCATCAACCGCGAAATGGCCCGGCGGATCCTGGTATAG
- a CDS encoding flavodoxin: MSKVAVVYWSGTGNTEAMANLVATGAKEEGAQVSLMVASEFSAEQMDDYDAIAFGCPSMGAEQLEETEFEPMFTACEAKLQGKKIALFGSYGWGDGEWMRTWEETCRTDGALLACDCVICNEAPDEEAQLACVALGKALV; this comes from the coding sequence ATGAGTAAAGTAGCGGTTGTATATTGGAGCGGCACCGGCAATACCGAGGCCATGGCCAATCTGGTGGCCACGGGCGCGAAGGAAGAAGGCGCGCAGGTTTCTCTGATGGTCGCATCCGAGTTTAGCGCCGAGCAGATGGACGATTATGACGCCATCGCCTTTGGTTGCCCATCCATGGGTGCCGAGCAGCTGGAAGAAACTGAGTTTGAGCCAATGTTTACGGCCTGCGAGGCAAAGCTGCAGGGGAAAAAGATCGCGCTGTTTGGCTCTTACGGCTGGGGAGATGGCGAATGGATGCGCACGTGGGAGGAGACCTGCCGGACGGACGGCGCGCTTTTGGCCTGTGATTGTGTAATCTGCAACGAAGCGCCGGACGAAGAGGCGCAGCTGGCCTGCGTGGCGCTGGGGAAAGCACTGGTATAA
- a CDS encoding DUF3793 family protein, whose protein sequence is MLEKYLIEHCAPTLASIKTASLFCLPLIAERELEHQIQLWNGCFAEKGLFLTVLSRKGGRALVYVCRRAHLERDLQKRGVASFLAQYGYPCVELDAALARLKQRLGEQDGFPHEIGIFLGYPLGDVIGFIQNEGRNCKCAGCWKVYCNAHEAGKIFARYRKCREIYARLWRGGKSIVQLTVAA, encoded by the coding sequence TTGTTAGAGAAGTACCTGATCGAGCACTGCGCCCCGACGCTGGCATCGATCAAGACGGCCAGTTTGTTCTGCCTGCCGCTCATAGCTGAGCGGGAGTTGGAACACCAGATCCAGCTCTGGAATGGCTGCTTTGCAGAAAAGGGATTGTTTTTGACTGTCCTGAGCCGGAAAGGCGGGCGGGCGCTGGTCTATGTATGCCGCCGCGCCCATCTGGAGCGAGACCTGCAAAAGCGGGGGGTGGCCAGCTTTTTGGCCCAATATGGCTATCCGTGCGTGGAACTGGATGCCGCGCTGGCCAGGTTGAAACAACGGCTGGGCGAGCAGGACGGCTTCCCCCATGAGATCGGCATCTTTTTGGGCTATCCGCTGGGCGACGTTATTGGATTTATTCAAAACGAGGGCCGGAATTGCAAGTGCGCTGGCTGCTGGAAGGTCTACTGCAATGCGCACGAGGCCGGCAAGATATTTGCCCGCTACCGGAAGTGCCGCGAGATCTATGCGCGGCTTTGGCGCGGGGGCAAATCCATCGTGCAGCTGACGGTAGCTGCCTAA
- a CDS encoding metal-dependent transcriptional regulator — MKVLESGEDYLETILMLQQRGGTVRSVDVAAKMKVSKASVSVAMKNLRAGGYVKMGNNHEIVLTPQGRQLAETMYERHQLFSDILAGLGVDGEVALRDACRIEHALSAESFKALKGYFLKNGVDPPEKEKWTGDAQKT, encoded by the coding sequence ATGAAAGTGCTTGAGTCCGGAGAGGACTATCTGGAAACGATCCTGATGCTGCAGCAGCGCGGCGGAACCGTACGGTCTGTGGATGTAGCCGCGAAGATGAAGGTATCTAAGGCCAGCGTCAGCGTAGCGATGAAGAATCTGCGCGCCGGGGGATACGTTAAGATGGGGAATAACCATGAGATCGTGTTAACGCCTCAGGGACGCCAGCTGGCAGAAACGATGTATGAACGCCACCAGTTGTTTTCCGACATTCTTGCAGGATTAGGCGTGGACGGCGAGGTCGCCCTGCGGGATGCCTGCCGGATCGAGCACGCCCTCAGCGCTGAGAGCTTTAAAGCGCTGAAAGGTTATTTTCTAAAAAACGGGGTAGACCCGCCGGAAAAGGAAAAATGGACTGGCGATGCACAAAAGACTTAA
- the eno gene encoding phosphopyruvate hydratase — translation MSILKKGLMIESVKGREILDSRGNPTVEAQVCLADGTIARGAAPSGASTGEFEALELRDGDPGRYGGKGVLKAVKNIDNVIGQALRGMDASDIYAVDQAMIKADGTKDKSNLGANAILAVSIACARAAAKAQGLPLYRFLGGINGNRLPVPMMNILNGGAHAANTVDVQEFMIMPVGAASFAEGLRWCAEVFHALAALLKAQGLATSVGDEGGFAPDLAGDEEAITYILQAVEKAGYRPGTDFVLAIDAASSEWKSGRPGEYCLPKSGVRYTSAELVAHWKALCEKFPIYSIEDGLDEEDWAGWQLMTRELGSKVQLVGDDLFVTNTERLAKGIQQGCGNAILIKLNQIGSVSETLEAIKMAHKAGYTAISSHRSGETEDTTIADLAVALNTCQIKTGAPSRSERVAKYNRLLRIEEELGESAVYPGFEAFAISR, via the coding sequence ATGAGTATATTGAAAAAGGGTTTAATGATTGAAAGTGTGAAGGGCCGAGAGATACTCGATTCCCGTGGCAACCCCACGGTAGAGGCGCAGGTGTGCCTGGCGGATGGCACCATTGCCCGGGGCGCTGCGCCCAGCGGCGCATCCACCGGGGAATTTGAGGCTTTGGAGCTGCGGGACGGCGACCCCGGGCGCTACGGCGGCAAGGGGGTACTAAAGGCGGTAAAGAACATTGATAACGTGATCGGCCAGGCGCTTCGGGGAATGGACGCTTCAGACATCTATGCGGTGGATCAGGCGATGATAAAGGCGGACGGTACAAAGGATAAATCCAACCTTGGGGCCAACGCGATTTTAGCGGTTTCCATTGCCTGCGCCCGGGCCGCAGCCAAAGCGCAGGGGCTGCCGCTATACCGGTTTTTAGGCGGCATCAACGGCAACCGGCTGCCGGTGCCTATGATGAACATTCTCAACGGTGGGGCGCACGCAGCCAATACCGTGGACGTGCAGGAGTTTATGATCATGCCAGTAGGTGCGGCCAGCTTTGCCGAAGGGCTGCGCTGGTGCGCGGAGGTTTTTCACGCGCTGGCGGCGCTGCTCAAGGCTCAGGGCCTGGCGACCTCTGTAGGCGACGAGGGCGGTTTTGCGCCGGACCTGGCGGGCGACGAGGAGGCCATCACCTATATTTTGCAGGCGGTAGAAAAGGCCGGCTACCGGCCGGGAACGGACTTTGTGCTGGCGATCGACGCGGCATCCAGCGAGTGGAAGAGCGGCAGGCCGGGTGAATATTGCCTGCCGAAAAGCGGCGTGCGGTATACTTCGGCTGAGCTCGTTGCACACTGGAAGGCGCTTTGTGAAAAGTTCCCCATCTATTCGATAGAAGATGGGCTAGACGAGGAGGACTGGGCGGGCTGGCAGCTGATGACCCGGGAACTGGGGAGCAAAGTACAGCTGGTAGGCGACGATCTGTTTGTGACCAATACCGAGCGCCTGGCCAAAGGCATCCAGCAAGGGTGCGGCAATGCGATTTTGATCAAGCTCAACCAGATCGGCTCAGTATCCGAGACGCTGGAGGCCATCAAGATGGCGCACAAAGCCGGATATACGGCGATATCCTCGCACCGCTCGGGGGAGACGGAGGACACGACCATTGCCGACCTGGCGGTTGCGCTGAATACCTGCCAGATCAAAACCGGCGCGCCCAGCCGTAGCGAGCGGGTAGCCAAGTATAACCGCTTGCTGCGCATCGAAGAAGAACTGGGAGAGAGCGCTGTCTATCCGGGTTTTGAGGCGTTTGCGATCTCCCGATGA
- a CDS encoding ABC transporter ATP-binding protein: MIAKIQKAYALTTQGAKDLVKATLWTVAANLSLMIPVGLLVMALGNIISALMTGGDPAQGVWGLTALSALLVAVIYIVHWFQYKALYIATYQESANRRIRLGEKLRELPLSFFGNRDLSDLTATMMADCSALEQAFSHYVPQLWGTVIFTVLIAIGLLAMDWRMGLAVLWVVPVAFALVLGSRFLQDRFSTRNFLAKRRATDGLQELLETVKDIKACNQKERYLQGLEEKLDQAERATIRSELVTGSFITSAQAFLKLGLATTVLVGVSLLIEGSLDLTVFLIYLIAASRLYDPISLIFMNMAAVFSSQIRIQRMREIEEQAVQTGTRECKPRNYDIVFEHVKFAYHEDEGVLEDVSFTARQGEVTALVGPSGGGKSTTAKLAARFWDVNEGRITLGGIDISRVEPETLLQSFAIVFQDVVLFRDTIMENIRLGRRDATDEEVLAAAHAAQCDSFVQKLPEGYDTLIGENGATLSGGERQRISIARALLKDAPVILLDEATASLDVENETAVQAALSGLIRDKTVLIIAHRMRTVMGADKVVVISGGKVAEIGSPSRLLERDGPFKHMVALQTESQSWSLPGDEKC; the protein is encoded by the coding sequence ATGATCGCAAAGATCCAAAAGGCATATGCCTTGACTACACAGGGCGCAAAAGATTTGGTCAAGGCGACGTTGTGGACCGTGGCGGCCAATTTGAGCCTGATGATTCCGGTGGGCCTGCTGGTGATGGCGCTGGGCAATATCATTTCGGCTCTGATGACGGGCGGCGACCCGGCCCAGGGCGTGTGGGGGCTGACGGCCCTGAGCGCACTGCTGGTGGCTGTGATCTATATCGTCCACTGGTTCCAATACAAGGCGTTGTATATCGCAACCTATCAAGAGAGCGCCAACCGGCGTATCCGTTTGGGCGAAAAGCTGAGAGAACTGCCGCTATCCTTTTTCGGTAATCGGGATCTTTCTGATCTGACAGCGACCATGATGGCGGATTGCAGCGCCCTGGAGCAAGCCTTCTCCCACTATGTGCCCCAGCTATGGGGAACGGTGATCTTTACCGTACTGATCGCCATCGGTCTGCTGGCGATGGACTGGCGCATGGGGCTTGCGGTGCTTTGGGTGGTACCAGTAGCCTTTGCGCTGGTACTAGGCTCCCGCTTTTTGCAGGACCGGTTCAGTACCCGCAATTTTTTGGCCAAGCGCAGGGCGACCGATGGACTGCAGGAATTGCTGGAAACGGTGAAGGATATCAAAGCCTGCAACCAAAAGGAGCGGTATCTTCAGGGGTTGGAGGAGAAGCTGGACCAGGCTGAAAGGGCGACGATCCGTTCCGAGCTGGTTACGGGCAGCTTTATCACCTCTGCACAGGCATTTCTTAAATTGGGCTTGGCCACAACGGTACTGGTGGGCGTAAGCTTGCTGATCGAGGGCAGCTTGGATCTAACGGTATTTTTGATCTACCTGATCGCGGCGTCGCGCCTATACGACCCTATCAGCCTTATCTTTATGAATATGGCGGCGGTATTCAGTTCACAGATCCGGATCCAGCGTATGCGGGAGATTGAAGAGCAGGCGGTGCAGACCGGCACCAGGGAGTGCAAGCCCCGAAATTACGACATCGTATTTGAACACGTTAAGTTCGCCTATCATGAAGATGAGGGCGTGCTGGAGGATGTATCCTTTACCGCCCGGCAGGGCGAGGTTACGGCGCTGGTGGGCCCCTCCGGAGGAGGTAAATCCACTACGGCCAAGCTGGCAGCCCGCTTCTGGGATGTCAACGAAGGGCGCATTACCCTGGGCGGGATAGACATTTCCCGTGTGGAGCCTGAAACGCTGCTGCAGAGCTTCGCAATCGTCTTTCAGGACGTGGTCTTATTCCGGGATACCATTATGGAAAATATCCGCCTGGGGCGCCGGGACGCCACGGACGAGGAAGTTCTGGCGGCAGCCCATGCCGCACAATGCGATTCGTTTGTCCAAAAACTACCGGAGGGCTATGATACGTTGATTGGTGAAAACGGCGCGACGCTTTCGGGTGGGGAGCGTCAGCGCATCTCGATCGCCCGGGCGCTGCTCAAGGATGCGCCGGTGATCCTGCTGGACGAGGCCACGGCCTCGCTGGATGTAGAAAACGAAACGGCAGTACAGGCAGCGCTTTCAGGCCTGATACGGGATAAGACGGTATTGATCATCGCCCACCGCATGCGCACCGTTATGGGGGCGGACAAGGTCGTGGTGATTTCCGGTGGAAAGGTGGCCGAGATCGGCAGTCCAAGCCGGCTGTTGGAAAGGGACGGGCCCTTTAAGCATATGGTGGCATTGCAAACAGAAAGCCAGAGCTGGAGCTTGCCAGGTGATGAAAAGTGCTGA
- a CDS encoding ABC transporter ATP-binding protein: MDVKDKNKNSIARLLTYAGGHKKLTVLGCTLSGISAVLALAPYICIWFVARGVFQAMPDYAQAQGLVRYGWAALWFALGSAAVYFAALMCTHLAAFRTAKNMRKAAARHLVNVPLGYLNASQSGKLRKQIDDNAGMTEQMLAHELPDLVGAVITPVAAVVLLFVFDWRMGLACLVPMLISVYLLTRMMGGNNARFFSTYQKAIEDLSAEATEYVRGIPVVKVFQQTVYSFKSFYASIMRYSKLATDYALSCGKPMTGFTTVLNGTFLLLIPLGMLLCSGGGWTVLVDLIFYILFTPLCATMMMRIMYAGQATMEADEAVRKLDEILAVQPLPESGRPQRARGAEVELKNVTFTYPQAKAPALRQVSFRVRAGQTVALVGPSGGGKTTAASLIPRFWDVQEGQVLIGGADVRELATQELMDQVAFVFQDTRLFKTSLLENIRAARPEATREQVLEALHLAQCDDILAKLPQGLDTRIGTKGVYLSGGEQQRVALARAILKDAPIVVLDEATAFADPENELLIQRAFETLIRGKTVLMIAHRLSTIQNADEILVLKDGAIAERGTHRALLEAHGLYDAMWQDYQTSAQWKVGKEAAV; encoded by the coding sequence ATGGACGTGAAAGATAAAAATAAGAACAGCATCGCCAGGCTTTTAACTTATGCCGGCGGCCATAAAAAGCTGACGGTATTGGGCTGCACGCTCTCAGGTATATCGGCTGTGTTAGCGCTGGCGCCCTACATCTGCATTTGGTTTGTGGCGCGGGGCGTATTCCAGGCGATGCCGGATTACGCGCAAGCCCAGGGCCTTGTTCGGTACGGGTGGGCTGCACTGTGGTTTGCGCTGGGCAGCGCGGCGGTATATTTCGCGGCCCTGATGTGTACCCACCTGGCAGCTTTCCGCACGGCTAAAAACATGCGCAAGGCGGCGGCCAGACACTTGGTAAACGTGCCGCTGGGCTACCTGAATGCCAGCCAATCCGGTAAACTGCGCAAGCAGATCGACGATAACGCCGGGATGACCGAGCAAATGCTAGCCCATGAATTGCCAGATCTGGTTGGGGCTGTAATAACGCCGGTAGCGGCTGTGGTGCTGCTTTTTGTCTTCGATTGGCGGATGGGGCTGGCTTGCCTGGTGCCGATGCTGATTTCGGTCTATCTGCTCACCCGGATGATGGGCGGTAATAACGCCAGGTTTTTCAGTACCTATCAAAAAGCCATTGAGGATCTAAGCGCGGAAGCTACAGAGTACGTGCGGGGCATCCCGGTCGTCAAAGTCTTCCAGCAGACGGTTTACTCCTTCAAGAGCTTTTATGCCTCCATCATGCGCTACAGTAAACTGGCTACGGATTACGCGCTGTCCTGTGGCAAACCCATGACGGGCTTTACCACCGTGCTAAACGGTACGTTTTTGTTACTGATCCCGCTTGGGATGCTGCTGTGCAGCGGTGGCGGCTGGACGGTACTGGTGGATTTAATATTCTATATCCTCTTTACGCCGCTGTGCGCCACGATGATGATGCGTATTATGTACGCAGGGCAGGCGACGATGGAGGCGGACGAGGCCGTGCGCAAGCTGGACGAGATATTGGCCGTGCAGCCTCTGCCGGAGAGCGGACGCCCGCAGCGGGCCAGGGGCGCGGAGGTTGAACTGAAAAACGTGACCTTTACCTATCCGCAAGCCAAAGCGCCGGCGCTGCGCCAGGTTTCCTTCCGCGTACGGGCAGGCCAAACAGTCGCGCTAGTTGGCCCATCCGGAGGCGGAAAGACCACTGCGGCCAGCCTGATCCCCCGATTTTGGGATGTACAGGAAGGACAGGTGCTGATCGGTGGCGCGGATGTACGCGAGCTGGCGACCCAAGAACTAATGGATCAGGTGGCGTTTGTATTTCAGGATACCCGTTTATTTAAAACCAGCCTATTGGAAAATATTCGGGCTGCCCGGCCCGAGGCCACGCGGGAACAAGTGTTAGAGGCCCTGCATCTGGCCCAGTGCGACGATATTTTGGCTAAACTGCCGCAGGGTTTGGATACCCGGATCGGTACCAAAGGCGTGTATCTTTCGGGCGGGGAGCAGCAGCGCGTGGCGCTGGCGCGCGCTATTTTAAAAGACGCACCCATCGTCGTGCTGGATGAAGCTACGGCCTTTGCAGACCCGGAAAACGAACTGCTGATCCAAAGGGCGTTTGAAACGCTGATCCGGGGAAAGACGGTGCTGATGATCGCCCACCGTCTGTCCACGATCCAGAACGCCGATGAAATCTTGGTTCTGAAGGATGGGGCCATTGCCGAGCGAGGCACCCACCGGGCGCTGCTTGAGGCGCATGGGCTGTATGATGCGATGTGGCAGGACTATCAAACTTCTGCACAGTGGAAAGTGGGAAAGGAGGCAGCGGTATGA